A genomic stretch from Candidatus Poribacteria bacterium includes:
- a CDS encoding ABC transporter permease subunit (The N-terminal region of this protein, as described by TIGR01726, is a three transmembrane segment that identifies a subfamily of ABC transporter permease subunits, which specificities that include histidine, arginine, glutamine, glutamate, L-cystine (sic), the opines (in Agrobacterium) octopine and nopaline, etc.), whose product MENNSPKVVSGKIPFWRDIRVLRVLFQVIFLLGVILLLVILYTNMLKGLRGLGLTLNLDFLQDEAGFDISEGIPYEPSDVYLKAFWVGILNTLKVSIIGIVCATLLGLLFGIARLSSNWLIRTIATAYVECFRNIPLLLQILFWYTAVVGQLPRVRESIALFGSVFINNRGIYLPSPEPTSSLKIWLGFLGAGFLLAVILYVVRWRKLQQLDRPGFRAKWALPAFLIVALGGWFLTPGRPFTLDLPVLQGFNFQGGMRFSPEFSALLIALSVYTGAFIAEIVRSGIQSVVKGQREAARAVGLSESQTLRLIVLPQSIPIIVPPLTSQYLNLTKNSSLAVAIGFPDLVSVGNTMMTQTGQSIPVFAMIMVSYLVMSLTTSAAMNWYNRWINRVRR is encoded by the coding sequence ATGGAAAATAATTCACCTAAGGTGGTATCGGGAAAAATCCCCTTCTGGCGAGATATCCGAGTTTTGCGGGTCCTGTTTCAGGTTATTTTCTTGCTCGGTGTAATCCTATTGTTAGTCATTCTGTACACGAACATGCTAAAGGGGCTGCGTGGGCTGGGGTTAACGCTGAACCTCGATTTTCTTCAGGACGAAGCTGGATTTGACATTTCGGAGGGTATTCCCTATGAGCCTTCGGATGTGTATCTCAAAGCGTTCTGGGTTGGGATCCTGAACACCCTTAAAGTCAGCATCATAGGGATCGTCTGTGCGACGCTGCTGGGCCTTCTTTTTGGCATCGCTCGACTGTCGAGTAACTGGTTAATCCGAACGATAGCGACCGCTTATGTTGAATGTTTCCGAAACATTCCGCTCCTGCTCCAGATTCTGTTTTGGTACACTGCCGTCGTCGGTCAACTCCCCAGAGTTAGAGAGAGTATCGCACTGTTCGGCAGCGTGTTCATTAACAACCGGGGGATATACCTACCGTCGCCTGAACCTACCTCAAGTCTGAAAATTTGGCTCGGTTTTCTCGGTGCGGGTTTCCTCTTGGCGGTGATTCTCTATGTCGTGCGGTGGCGGAAGCTCCAACAGTTGGATCGTCCCGGTTTTCGCGCCAAGTGGGCGCTGCCTGCCTTCCTGATCGTGGCACTTGGTGGATGGTTTCTCACCCCGGGCAGACCCTTTACGCTGGATTTACCGGTGTTACAAGGTTTCAATTTCCAAGGCGGGATGCGCTTTTCACCAGAGTTTTCTGCCCTTTTAATTGCGCTTTCTGTGTATACAGGTGCTTTTATTGCCGAAATCGTGAGAAGCGGTATACAATCGGTCGTTAAGGGCCAACGGGAAGCCGCGAGAGCCGTCGGTTTGAGTGAATCGCAGACATTACGGTTAATCGTTCTCCCCCAGTCTATCCCTATCATTGTGCCACCGCTGACCAGCCAGTACCTGAACCTCACGAAAAATTCAAGTTTGGCTGTTGCAATCGGTTTCCCGGATCTGGTGAGCGTCGGAAATACGATGATGACGCAGACGGGACAATCAATCCCTGTTTTTGCGATGATTATGGTGAGCTATCTGGTGATGAGTTTGACGACATCAGCAGCCATGAATTGGTACAACCGTTGGATTAACCGAGTGAGACGGTGA